Genomic window (Drosophila albomicans strain 15112-1751.03 chromosome X, ASM965048v2, whole genome shotgun sequence):
ttGCGTTCTAAATATGACAAGAAAACTAAAACGTACCGATtaatacatttggtatatcaatatactattacatttaaaatataccattgacaTGGTTATATCGTCTGAAGGAaaaattttttactttttaggGTCTATTCTGCCcgtcaatataccgaaaaatactgaaatatactgaaagctatatttggtatataccatGAACATACTCATGTCGCATCTGTTACTTTATGAAGTCAGAGGTGCCTTCTTTTGCctgttaatataccaataaaatactaaaatataccgtatgctatatttagtatatgccATGAACATAATTATATCGTATCAACTGTAGTCGCTGATgaagaatatttatactttatagggtcgatGATGGCTGCTTCCGCCTGTTAATATCCCAAtgaaaatactgaattataccgaagcctatatttggtatataccatGCACATATCTGCTTTTTACAATGATCAAGATTATATATATGCCTATTTCAACCACGCACagagttataatacccttctactctataggtagcgggtataataaaatcTGGCAATGATATTCGacaattttgtgtatgtgtgtgcaataaTTCGGCATAGAATCAATAAGAGCGAAGAAAGCGTGAAGCGCGTGTGATCTGAACTTTTGCCTATCATTCCGCAAGGCTGCCAACTATAAAAGCCCAGCAAAAGTTGGGCCAAATCAACAGTCATCCGCCAAACATTCAGAATGAAACGCTGTGCTCACATTTGCCTGTTGCTTGCAACAATAATTtcaacgacaacggcagcaaaGACTGTTGATCCAGATAGATCCCGCTTGGCTGGCATCTATGTGAAGGAGGGCAATCAGAATGGACAACTGCGATTCTTGGCTTCAGCGCTGAGCAGTAGCTCAAGCAGCAGTTCGaccagcagcggcagcagcagcttgaaTGCTGCATTGAATCAGTATATCACCAATAAACAGGATATGCTTGAGCAACTGCGTCCATCgagctcaagctcaagctctGGCACCGGTCTGGGACTCATCTCGAGCGGCACTGGCACCGGCACTGGCACTTCCAACAGCAATGCCATCTATGTGAGTCTCGGTGGTGGCACCAGTACCAGCCCCACAACAAGCACGACTACGACTGgcaccggcagcagcagcaacagcaacacgcaGGCTGCTCTCAATCAGGCCATCTATGGCTCGACGCCGATCAACAATTTGCTGCCTCAGATCATTGGACAGGCGGTTGCTCAGCGTCAGGGCGTTGTCGgtggtggcaacaacaatcgtCGCGGTGTCGTGCAACGTCGCCGCCGTGTTCAGAATGGCGGACAACGGCGTCGCCGCAAGGGCAACAAGAAGGGCAAGAATGGCAAGAATGGCAACAAGCGTCCTCAGGTTGTCGTTGTGCGTCCCCAACGCGGTTAATCGcaaactcgactcgactcgactcgagtgTTTAGTTAAGctaacctttttttttttgaagagcaacacttttttttaatgtgaaaatttatttatttatttattcaatgaacttttatcaataaaatcaatgaaatgaCAAATATACTGGCAAAGTTGTTTGATCGTTGAAGTTACATATGATTGAGGACTTATTTTTACATCagtgaataataataatttaagaaatttgagttcgctttttctattttttcaaTGCTTATTGGAAGTAAtgctttcaaaatattatattcgtAGACAACTATATTCAACCATCgtacataattatttacaatacatGTGTGTATCTTTACAACATTATTGTAACAAAAATGATCTTATGTTCTGCACAATATATTTTCGATAGATTTGAGTAAATGTTTAATCATTTCTTGAAGAGAAATCATTATAGTTAagtaagtatgtatataaatatatatgtaaatgtataagTAAGTATATGACTCTAAATTTAGGTAGTTACTTCAATGAGTATCTAAGTATCTTCATGAGAATCTGATATATtgtgtactttatggtatactTAACATCTAGTACGGAATATGTTAGTACTTTTGCggaatatttttggtatttttgtgaaat
Coding sequences:
- the LOC117567716 gene encoding putative protein TPRXL, coding for MKRCAHICLLLATIISTTTAAKTVDPDRSRLAGIYVKEGNQNGQLRFLASALSSSSSSSSTSSGSSSLNAALNQYITNKQDMLEQLRPSSSSSSSGTGLGLISSGTGTGTGTSNSNAIYVSLGGGTSTSPTTSTTTTGTGSSSNSNTQAALNQAIYGSTPINNLLPQIIGQAVAQRQGVVGGGNNNRRGVVQRRRRVQNGGQRRRRKGNKKGKNGKNGNKRPQVVVVRPQRG